In Botrytis cinerea B05.10 chromosome 6, complete sequence, the following proteins share a genomic window:
- the Bcfab1 gene encoding Bcfab1, which yields MSSHGSPKPSVMAPLLIPLAARSRRESLVSLPATTPVDKEQLAQALDKIHSTACQSETLTTFNEFAPPPPSSSNPESKGLAGDIMQNGLSGLYSRFKGAVGVGKDKAGSTSVKGDNESFDTISIKSQNASNITPGSKGSAGLAREDSGITASPIQLSTTSSQLQSPSVSSFMGNSSEMQSHAIKSSKASLSSAPLTSKSATRPPLNPMVKNASSSAIVPTVAPVNAVAFKEGEKVRLGSSDGNVTDKANRKGASDRSEPASASDYTHPNTFGSASASESRRFSGHPSGLDDSESFDFEHMKSESAGRMSLGNLDPKKDSQEINFRASDGSATGRAKSQSNPKTASSALSSIKSSDPRPNATPRPFIPETSRRAPAVERITQSHLPGYQGSRASSTDRSTAEASPVHTSAHNHVRHDSFGTDERSSRTYSGRARIPGTTTNGGSAEVVSARLEQMRKQVLSKEFWMADDICKECFLCGDPFTAFRRKHHCRTCGCIFDSKCTQTISGQRFGVQGSLRMCTTCLDIINRRHDSSGSDDSDDESGLPTFFHSQQAKFDSSTSTKIDLPESLNDPVKIGDESRPLATPMMAIPATRRIGDSSNRRSAILEIDAPQLSRPSSSRSLKALSAAVRPPSSSHRRHQSKHNFLGRFKSPAGDRAPFHRGLTDDIGKGTRLPAFHDDNIIDPDLAPYMSDEGSSADEQMSIFATLNNGNTTTSPFENDRAGFGSLLNATKRHRARTGDKSVSGISFTSRGLEDASATVGAFTRPNRRRNLSVASNTLHHTRPSPRQMKPTGLAKGFGNVNEDIATSELLSDVPTPAGMSSKMTRSASMRDAKAPAIELNNASLHHVRRLLHQLLEDADVPNVASWEKALIPILLQCTDDVNPDVRRGDDIDIRHYVKLKKIPGGKPGDTSYVSGVVFTKNLALKSMPRSISNPRIVIVSFPIEYQRHQSSFMSLEPVIAQEKEFLRNMVNRIASLRPQLLLVQKHISGLALQYLAEANIAVIYNVKPSVIEAVSRCAQTEVISSIDMVALKPVHIGKSSGFDVKTYVHGDIPGRKKTYIYLSGCPKELGCTIALRGASMPVLAKMKQITEFMVYVVYNLKLETCLMRDEFVLIPSVAETGNLSPARQNGQTSKLIGSDAIPQQDTVVAASNVLQAATESNKVKDSSQDEAGNNEGVSADKVHINPDSTMETQTAISTDQQPEISRMISAHESHVHSSHDDHLPEDVPMPTFYSDMVAKHQTKILSASPFVKFMQPYLLVRAREQERRLVYLKRLRDQDMFEEQTDTEKSKPQKFQLIKPDMVHESIKNAPRQIMEVLHAVHDAEYDKALHNYQTQTRQWENSIQGNLNLFDPYEHQNITVLYTVVCTETSIPCAGPDLLTLAFYTEHEISAEIDPDCTLGQYVEDLCLTINNTCTFNGCDRKMSEHHRTYVHGEARITVFVERSPCKIKGLQDSILMWSYCKKCQKETQVMPMSESTWKYSFGKYLELSFWSSELHLRAGFCPHDLHRDHLRYFGFRNVAIRIHYDPIDLLEIVVPRTRITWKVDNDLRLKNDLFTKIEERWNRFMTSVVSRIKGINIDSVAPEKAEACKAEIERLTKRAQEEHTALLRKLQDKYMESKYYEIIPLNRAVRAMQEKVAEWDDAFQDFDGNFFPSEKDIRRLAAIQLKRMFMDRDESQTSLVSVESNEPLSDVEEKSVIQAPTETATEPSQDIEEPPEDQLTVPEDNSIPDPATVDSQHSDGTQSSMAEDQIQTPRHEGVEHLDLAIPETADQQISSDLLTPTDTSDFLTSSPSEMESSPDVEIPTAPLEATLSEKIERLRRANQSHSGEQGQSQMEISGIPRPTERTTSRRSGASPPLNRTQSQPANTLRRMQPISSKAYHRLGDARKSSDTQIPLLEPLKPSTTEPVRPTDKRLSERLGLGSLKQNRKAGHSLIPRSVQSKRKESKVTTLAKHFEQLSREFEKERLRDRRRMAAKVTQSRAFPKASSKPIVEIYKDINEAVEERGPPDEVSLDAEPTRVSTESTSMTKGLAELNMNPPSSETQPNSPNDTSAANEGAVADTEADDSHQNFSQTGSDDEGAVSDADHSLIGDLLQGAEELAESLRVGKPNADLPLEIPKHEKSSLMKMLTNFWAERSASGWTQLEYPINAGEHIFVDSDVIIREDEPSSLIAFTLSSEHYLTKLDDLRQQGPACAKAQEHDSEPLDGTPDMCEDGINQAEVETSLLRATGTHLAYSFVDSSARMQCKIFFAEQFDAVRRKCGVADRIVESLSRCLKWDSKGGKTKSVFLKTLDDRLVLKQLSPIETQAFLKFAPAYFNIISEALFHELPTAIAKMLGFFQIVIKNPATGTEIKWDVLVMENLFYDRSPTRIFDLKGSMRNRKIQSTGEQNEVLLDENMVEFIYESPLFAREHSKKLLRSAIFNDTLFLQRNDVMDYSLMVAVDEARKELVVGIIDVVRTYTWDKKLESWIKDRGFAGGGRNRPTVTSPKEYKSRFREAMNRYILQAPNSWHQPLDGRPRRDSRQMVQEARTPVL from the exons atgtcATCTCATGGATCCCCAAAGCCTTCTGTGATGGCGCCGCTATTGATTCCACTAGCAGCACGATCTCGTCGAGAATCGTTAGTATCACTTCCTGCGACCACCCCCGTCGATAAGGAACAGCTGGCACAAGCTCTTGATAAAATACATAGTACTGCTTGTCAGTCAGAGACCCTTACCACGTTCAATGAGTTTGCTCCCccacctccatcttcctcgaACCCTGAAAGTAAAGGCTTAGCTGGAGATATTATGCAAAATGGGTTGAGTGGTCTATACAGTCGTTTTAAAGGCGCAGTTGGAGTAGGAAAAGATAAAGCAGGAAGCACCTCCGTGAAAGGTGACAATGAGAGCTTCGATACGATTTCAATCAAGAGTCAAAATGCATCGAATATTACTCCGGGTTCAAAAGGTTCTGCAGGTCTTGCGCGCGAGGATTCGGGCATTACTGCTTCACCCATCCAACTTTCAACCACGTCTTCACAACTTCAGTCGCCATCCGTATCTTCGTTCATGGGAAATTCGTCTGAAATGCAGTCACATGCTATCAAATCGTCAAAAGCCTCGCTCTCGTCGGCACCCTTAACCTCAAAATCGGCAACCAGGCCTCCTCTCAATCCAATGGTCAAGAACGCCTCGTCTTCAGCTATTGTCCCTACCGTTGCACCTGTCAACGCGGTTGCATTcaaagagggagagaaggtTCGGTTGGGAAGTTCGGATGGAAATGTTACAGACAAAGCAAATAGAAAAGGTGCTTCAGACAGATCCGAACCAGCTTCGGCGTCAGATTACACTCACCCTAACACGTTTGGATCAGCTAGCGCATCCGAAAGTAGACGTTTTTCCGGCCATCCTTCGGGCTTAGACGATTCGGagtcttttgattttgagcaCATGAAAAGCGAATCGGCTGGGCGAATGTCGCTAGGCAATTTAGACCCCAAAAAGGATTCCCAGGAGATCAACTTTCGTGCTAGTGATGGCAGCGCTACAGGAAGGGCCAAATCTCAGAGTAACCCTAAAACGGCATCGTCTGCACTTTCTTCCATAAAGAGTTCAGACCCAAGACCGAATGCAACACCGCGTCCTTTCATCCCAGAAACTTCCAGGCGAGCCCCTGCTGTCGAACGTATAACTCAGTCACATCTCCCTGGCTATCAAGGATCACGTGCCTCTTCGACAGACCGCAGTACGGCAGAAGCTAGTCCTGTTCATACATCTGCACATAATCATGTACGGCATGATTCTTTTGGTACAGATGAGCGTTCTTCACGCACTTACTCTGGTAGAGCTCGCATACCCGGCACCACTACAAATGGAGGTAGTGCAGAAGTAGTCAGCGCTCGCTTAGAACAAATGAGAAAACAAGTCCTCAGTAAGGAATTTTGGATGGCTGATGACATTTGCAAAGAGTGTTTCTTATGCGGCGATCCTTTCACTGCCTTTCGCAGAAAACATCATTGCAGAACGTGCGGCTGTATCTTTGACTCAAAATGCACACAGACTATTTCAGGTCAAAGATTTGGTGTTCAGGGCTCACTTCGGATGTGTACGACTTGCCTCGATATTATAAACAGGCGCCACGATAGTAGCGGTTCTGACGATTCGGATGACGAGTCAGGCTTGCCgactttcttccattctcaacAGGCCAAGTTTGACTCCTCCACATCAACTAAAATAGATCTGCCGGAGAGTTTAAATGATCCAGTGAAGATAGGAGACGAATCTAGACCTCTAGCGACCCCAATGATGGCCATACCTGCCACGCGACGAATTGGAGATTCTTCCAACAGGCGCTCCGCCATTTTAGAAATAGATGCACCGCAACTGAGTCGCCCAAGCTCATCCAGATCGTTGAAAGCTTTGTCTGCTGCTGTGAGACCTCCATCTTCCAGCCATAGGCGACACCAGTCAAAACACAATTTTCTTGGTCGTTTCAAATCCCCTGCCGGAGACAGAGCACCATTCCATCGGGGACTAACCGATGATATCGGAAAAGGAACACGTCTACCAGCCTTCCATGACGATAATATTATTGACCCAGACCTGGCACCATACATGTCGGATGAAGGCTCAAGCGCCGATGAACAGATGAGTATTTTTGCTACTTTGAACAATGGTAACACTACAACTTCTCCTTTCGAAAATGACAGAGCGGGTTTTGGCTCTTTGCTGAACGCTACCAAAAGACATAGGGCTAGAACTGGTGATAAAAGTGTCAGTGGAATCAGTTTCACAAGTCGAGGCTTAGAAGATGCTAGTGCAACTGTGGGGGCTTTTACAAGACCGAATCGTCGTCGTAATTTGAGCGTTGCTAGTAACACTTTACATCATACTCGGCCCTCGCCAAGACAAATGAAGCCAACAGGCTTAGCGAAGGGGTTTGGGAATGTGAATGAAGACATCGCTACATCGGAACTCTTATCAGATGTACCCACGCCGGCAGGCATGTCTTCAAAAATGACTCGAAGTGCATCAATGCGAGATGCTAAGGCTCCTGCTATAGAGTTAAATAATGCTAGTTTACATCATGTCCGGCGGCTGCTACATCAATTACTTGAAGATGCAGACGTTCCAAACGTTGCTTCTTGGGAGAAGGCCCTAATACCTATTCTTCTTCAGTGCACAGACGATGTAAATCCAGACGTCCGGCGCGGTGATGATATAGATATTCGCCATTACGTCAAGTTAAAAAAGATACCCGGTGGAAAACCAGGTGACACTTCATATGTATCGGGCGTCGTATTCACCAAGAATCTGGCTCTGAAAAGCATGCCTAGGAGTATTTCGAATCCCCGCATTGTTATTGTATCATTTCCCATTGAATATCAACGTCATCAATCGTCTTTTATGAGTCTGGAGCCTGTTATCGCGCAAGAGAAAGAGTTCTTGAGAAACATGGTGAATCGAATTGCATCTCTGCGTCCCCAGCTTCTTCTGGTTCAGAAGCATATTTCCGGGCTTGCTTTGCAATATCTCGCCGAGGCAAACATTGCTGTTATCTACAATGTTAAACCTTCAGTAATAGAAGCGGTTTCAAGATGTGCTCAGACAGAGGTCATCTCGTCTATCGACATGGTAGCTCTAAAGCCAGTACACATAGGCAAGAGTTCTGGGTTTGATGTGAAAACTTATGTCCATGGCGATATTccaggaagaaagaagacttACATATATTTATCTGGATGCCCAAAAGAGCTAGGATGTACCATCGCTCTCCGGGGTGCTAGCATGCCTGTACTTGCCAAAATGAAGCAGATCACTGAATTCATGGTGTACGTGGTCTATAATTTAAAGCTTGAAACATGCCTAATGAgggatgaatttgttttgatcCCGTCTGTGGCAGAAACTGGCAATCTCTCGCCAGCAAGACAAAATGGACAGACTTCGAAACTCATAGGTTCGGATGCTATACCTCAACAAGACACAGTTGTGGCCGCGAGCAATGTATTGCAGGCTGCTACTGAGTCGAATAAAGTCAAAGATTCTTCTCAAGATGAGGCAGGCAACAATGAAGGTGTATCCGCTGATAAAGTTCACATTAACCCGGACTCTACTATGGAGACTCAGACAGCTATATCGACTGACCAACAGCCGGAAATTTCCAGAATGATCTCTGCACATGAATCACATGTTCACTCTTCCCATGACGACCATCTACCAGAAGATGTACCCATGCCAACCTTTTATAGCGATATGGTTGCCAAGCACCAAACTAAAATCCTATCTGCCTCTCCATTTGTGAAGTTTATGCAACCTTATCTATTGGTTAGGGCTAGAGAGCAGGAGCGAAGACTTGTTTATTTGAAAAGACTTCGTGACCAAGACATGTTTGAAGAGCAGACCGATACAGAAAAGTCGAAGCCGCAGAAGTTTCAGCTCATAAAGCCCGACATGGTCCATGAGAGTATTAAAAATGCACCTAGGCAAATCATGGAGGTTCTGCACGCTGTACATGATGCTGAGTACGACAAGGCTTTGCATAATTACCAGACACAGACTCGGCAATGGGAGAATTCTATTCAAGGGAATCTCAACCTGTTCGATCCATATGAACACCAAAATATTACTGTGCTATACACAGTCGTCTGCACGGAAACTTCGATTCCTTGCGCTGGGCCCGATCTTCTTACCCTCGCATTCTACACTGAGCATGAAATATCGGCAGAAATAGATCCCGATTGTACATTGGGCCAGTATGTGGAGGATTTGTGCTTAACGATCAACAATACATGTACGTTTAATGGCTGCGATCGTAAGATGTCGGAGCACCATCGAACTTATGTTCATGGCGAAGCACGCATAACTGTGTTTGTTGAAAGATCACCTTGTAAGATCAAAGGACTTCAGGATTCCATTTTGATGTGGAGCTATTGCAAAAAATGTCAGAAGGAAACTCAAGTTATGCCCATGTCTgaaagtacttggaaatactCTTTTGGTAAGTATTTAGAACTATCTTTTTGGAGCAGCGAGTTGCATCTCAGGGCAGGATTTTGTCCCCATGATTTGCATCGTGATCATTTGCGATATTTTGGCTTTCGCAACGTCGCCATTAGAATCCACTATGATCCTATCGACCTTCTCGAAATTGTTGTGCCTCGAACAAGAATTACCTGGAAAGTAGATAATGATTTGAGGTTGAAAAACGACCTTTTTACAAAAATAGAAGAACGATGGAACAGGTTTATGACATCGGTAGTTTCGAGGATCAAGGGGATTAACATCGATAGCGTGGCACCCGAAAAGGCGGAAGCATGCAAAGCCGAAATAGAACGCTTAACGAAACGTGCGCAAGAAGAACACACTGCGTTGTTGCGCAAGTTGCAGGATAAATATATGGAATCGAAATACTATGAAATCATCCCACTAAACAGAGCTGTAAGAGCCATGCAAGAAAAGGTTGCGGAGTGGGACGACGCCTTTCAAGATTTTGACGGAAACTTCTTTCCCTCGGAAAAGGACATTCGCCGCCTCGCCGCGATACAACTCAAGAGGATGTTCATGGACCGTGATGAATCTCAAACATCATTGGTGTCTGTAGAGTCAAATGAACCATTGTCTGATGTCGAAGAGAAATCCGTAATCCAAGCACCAACGGAAACGGCAACAGAACCAAGCCAGGATATAGAAGAACCGCCCGAGGATCAGCTGACAGTACCCGAAGACAATTCAATCCCAGATCCAGCAACGGTTGATTCGCAGCATTCCGATGGAACCCAATCATCTATGGCAGAGGATCAAATTCAAACGCCTCGGCATGAGGGAGTAGAACATCTTGATCTCGCTATCCCAGAAACCGCAGATCAACAAATTTCTTCGGACCTCTTGACACCGACAGATACATCTGACTTCCTCACATCTAGTCCGTCTGAAATGGAGAGTTCCCCGGATGTAGAAATACCTACAGCACCTTTAGAAGCAACCTTATCCGAGAAAATTGAGAGACTACGAAGGGCAAACCAATCACATTCTGGCGAGCAAGGGCAATCACAAATGGAGATCTCTGGAATTCCAAGACCAACGGAACGTACAACCTCGCGCCGCAGTGGTGCTTCGCCTCCTCTCAATCGTACTCAGTCGCAGCCTGCAAATACCTTGCGTCGCATGCAGCCAATTTCTAGCAAGGCATATCATCGTCTAGGAGATGCGCGCAAGTCTAGTGACACTCAAATCCCACTGCTTGAACCTTTGAAGCCATCTACGACAGAGCCGGTAAGACCCACCGACAAAAGACTTTCGGAAAGATTGGGCTTGGGGTCGCTCAAACAGAATCGCAAGGCGGGACACTCCCTCATTCCAAGGTCTGTGCAAAGCAAACGAAAGGAATCCAAAGTTACAACGCTAGCAAAGCACTTTGAACAGTTGAGtagagaatttgaaaaagaacGTCTACGTGACAGGAGACGAATGGCAGCGAAAGTTACACAATCAAGAGCTTTCCCCAAGGCATCTTCCAAGCCGATTGTTGAGATATACAAGGATATCAACGAAGCTGTCGAGGAGCGCGGACCCCCCGACGAAGTTTCTCTAGACGCCGAGCCCACACGAGTTAGTACAGAGTCTACTAGCATGACCAAAGGGCTTGCCGAACTTAATATGAATCCTCCTAGTAGCGAGACTCAGCCGAATTCGCCCAATGATACTTCTGCTGCCAATGAAGGCGCTGTTGCCGACACCGAAGCGGATGACAGCCATCAAAACTTTAGTCAGACTGgttcagatgatgaaggtgcTGTTAGTGATGCGGATCATTCTTTGATTGGTGATCTTTTGCAAGGCGCGGAGGAGTTAGCTGAATCGCTTCGTGTGGGCAAACCAAATGCCGACCTTCCGCTGGAGATACCAAAACATGAGAAGTCTAGTCTTATGAAGATGTTAACTAATTTCTGGGCGGAGAGATCTGCCAGTGGTTGGACCCAGCTTGAGTATCCCATCAATGCTGGTGAGCATATATTTGTCGATTCTGATGTTATCATTAGAGAGGATGAGCCAAGCTCGTTGATAGCTTTTACGTTGTCATCAGAACATTATCTAACCAAGTTAGATGATCTTCGACAACAAGGCCCAGCATGTGCAAAAGCTCAAGAACATGATTCTGAGCCTTTAGATGGTACACCAGACATGTGCGAAGATGGTATCAACCAAGCAGAAGTCGAAACTTCATTATTGCGTGCCACGGGTACTCATCTTGCGTACTCGTTCGTCGATTCTTCGGCAAGAATGCAATGCAAAATTTTCTTTGCGGAACAATTTGATGCTGTGCGAAGAAAGTGTGGAGTAGCAGATCGAATCGTAGAATCGTTATCTCGGTGCTTGAAATGGGATTCCAAAGGAGGAAAGACCAAATCTGTATTCTTGAAAACACTCGATGACAGACTGGTCTTGAAACAATTATCCCCCATTGAAACTCAGGCATTCCTCAAATTCGCGCCAGCTTACTTCAACATTATATCCGAGGCATTATTTCATGAGTTACCTACGGCCATTGCAAAAATGCTTGGTTTCTTCCAGATTGTTATTAAAAATCCAGCTACGGGCACGGAAATCAAGTGGGATGTGTTGGTAATGGAAAATCTTTTCTATGATCGTTCCCCTACACGCATTTTCGACCTGAAGGGATCTATGCGGAATAGAAAGATTCAATCTACAGGGGAGCAGAATGAGGTGCTTTTGGACGAGAACATGGTAGAATTCATCTATGAGTCTCCTTTATTTGCACGTGAA CATTCTAAAAAACTTCTTCGATCTGCCATCTTCAATGATACTCTCTTCTTGCAACGAAACGATGTAATGGATTACTCGCTGATGGTGGCTGTGGATGAG GCACGAAAAGAACTTGTCGTCGGAATTATTGATGTGGTTCGTACTTACACATGGGACAAGAAGTTAGAATCATGGATCAAAG
- the Bcerg9 gene encoding Bcerg9, with amino-acid sequence MGLVKNLLHFSVHPNQLRAILQWKLWHDPVHTRDPSKEPQSLKDCFKYLELTSRSFSSVIQELNPELLVPVALFYLVLRGLDTIEDDMTIPLGKKEPLLRAFDSIIEEDGWSFNENGPNEKDRELLVHFDCVITEFKKCKPAYQVIIKDITKKMGNGMADYANNAEHNINGVNTIKDYELYCHYVAGLVGDGLTRLFIEAKFANPALLGKPELSESMGQFLQKTNIIRDIREDFDDKRRFWPKEIWSKHVDKFDDLFDPKNRQIALNCSSEMVLNSLRHADECLFYMAGIKDQSVFNFVAIPQAMAIATLELVFQNPAIFEKNVKITKGDACQLMMESSQNLRTVCDIFQRYARKINKKNSPKDPNFLKISIACGKIEQFIESIFPTQNPQAIALQQAGETSAAQKKSAAEEAEAKKDVFYLMLAVFGTLIFVSGLMIGAAWLAGARFDVALNEIRKGNYAPKDQGIPEVQNTAPAFDHAEL; translated from the exons ATGGGTCTCGTCAAGAATCTCCTTCACTTTTCTGTCCACCCAAATCAGCTGAGAGCAATCTTACAATG GAAGCTATGGCACGACCCAGTTCACACCAGAGATCCATCCAAGGAGCCTCAATCCCTCAAGGATTGCTTCAAATACCTCGAGTTGACCAGTCGAAGTTTTAGTTCGGTTATCCAAGAATTGAACCCAGAATTGCTTGTGCCAGTCGCCCTTTTCTATCTGGTTCTTCGAGGATTGGATactattgaagatgatatgaCCATCCCATTAGGGAAGAAAGAACCCTTGTTAAGAGCTTTTGACAGCATTATTGAGGAGGATGGATGGTCATTCAACGAGAACGGGCCAAATGAAAAGGATCGAGAACTCTTGGTTCACTTTGACTGTGTCATCACTGAATTCAAGAAGTGCAAACCAGCATATCAAGTCATTATCAAGGATATTACCAAAAAGATGGGTAATGGAATGGCCGATTATGCGAACAATGCAGAGCACAACATCAATGGTGTTAACACTATCAAAGATTACGAATTATACTGTCATTATGTAGCCGGTCTCGTAGGAGATGGTTTGACAAGATTGTTCATCGAGGCCAAGTTTGCAAACCCAGCGTTGCTTGGCAAGCCAGAATTGTCCGAATCCATGGGCCAATTCCTTCAAAAGACAAACATCATCCGCGATATTCGGGAGGATTTTGATGACAAGAGACGTTTCTGGCCCAAGGAGATCTGGTCGAAGCATGTCGACAAGTTTGACGACCTTTTTGACCCCAAAAATAGACAAATCGCTTTGAATTGCAGTTCAGAAATGGTCTTGAATTCTCTCCGCCATGCCGATGAATGCTTGTTCTACATGGCAGGCATTAAAGACCAGAGTGTCTTCAATTTTGTTGCTATCCCACAAGCCATGGCAATCGCAACCTTAGAGCTTGTTTTCCAGAATCCTGCTATTTTTGAGAAGAATGTCAAGATCACAAAGGGTGATGCTTGCCAATTGATGATGGAGTCCTCACAGAATTTGCGTACTGTTTGTGATATCTTCCAGAGATATGCAAGaaagataaataaaaagaactCGCCTAAGGACCCTAACTTCCTCAAGATTAGCATTGCATGCGGCAAG ATCGAACAATTCATTGAATCTATATTCCCAACCCAAAATCCTCAGGCGATCGCTTTACAACAAGCTGGTGAAACATCTGCAGCACAAAAGAAATCAGCAGCCGAGGAAGCAGAGGCCAAGAAAGATGTCTTCTACCTCATGTTGGCAGTATTCGGAACCCTAATATTCGTCTCTGGACTTATG ATTGGAGCAGCATGGCTTGCAGGAGCTCGATTCGACGTCGCTTTGAACGAAATCAGAAAAGGAAACTACGCACCTAAAGATCAAGGTATTCCAGAAGTGCAAAACACTGCACCTGCATTTGATCATGCGGAACTCTAA